In one window of Synchiropus splendidus isolate RoL2022-P1 chromosome 15, RoL_Sspl_1.0, whole genome shotgun sequence DNA:
- the setd2 gene encoding histone-lysine N-methyltransferase SETD2 isoform X4, with the protein MLSNHLLSKGTKMKVNLEDQGRQKVSFSFSQTKKPLQSVFIIPEKPAAELPASAVTTSDKERENAELKLPHTVSSSLSEASSRKAVSSATKLKTNLAKLQSKIDVLGSEQSTSDAGVVAFSFKTTAGVHSSETSPPESSETRQGVDSKNPTPSSGKAAEGSSKVQENVCKKDVKSHPDRAPPGSDSDSDSLQTPSCRKSSDFKSKTSLDCSGRAAKKSSSGSHADERERSSTKRPDNYERSSSRSRSDRDSRHTCSRSSRSEKDRWRSRSRSRSRSRGSRTSSSHSRSDRCRGERGSRSDRSYYHDSDRRSYRSPPRRDRRRSRSRNDRTKDSSDSEEDHRKTRTRTSDSIRTATYSSSHKESKSSSHSKSEKPSKAVDSPYSSGSDRRTYSSRSERSSKRLSDSDSKQRSSPHRDSSYQKTGSYRRPETNSKSSSSHHTYSRHQKSNSTDSDANHKKTSQTAEKCSSAAEISTSVEHRPSKEPIQVHPSLDRQPSDSNVRIPKAFLHSFVAETQRQTSEGQRGGHGCPGQQENKPCTSLQGSPTVEPVGSIESVCDLKSTSHDDMKPLCADDRTKQEEHMISVSYISRATELQKRNKSEVDCSSGRHDDDAIVVINVAHDESSKQNFGDAGNPQLIRVEGRPPGADWPCRGFENSPACDVQAAESLRAVGGLSKKTRWDIIGENDGHPLGKENPLEKDDESTVVSASQETTHSKIVARSHGSSLSETGSACEGNNIQRDLLKVHATADHSDALLGHPQKTNSHDPVLTGVPPGQREGMPSSDVESASRESTSCSRRPSRQDPLGARREASDSDNSEYDSDCGEEIKRLHSVVVVPQSSSLTGSQDTAAPPCIPLDGGDVQNRLGSLQDVDSSKASTSCQSQSNTIDSTSHSESIGSMEIKSYVTVDMAVTEPAAVENGEPDSRICTYYHTTSSGDGLACRGGSALGSDQSQLELPSSTFQQPDSSHGLPAPSCEALGTSYHGQDLRDGSWMQDIPPVPIYVTNSYSQATERFPDPVSEIHPDSLTNDHEDYKLSGLAKAAVEYGAANSSQSSCFVQGHEISSNSRGSSVPDPPREDRFRQHRSRGPPKKRRPEIESDSDNEAEAGPAGKRERLGQSADAKEPQAKPEAQWPTLNLLDFQDSGKWKDLAKSKKMPPYFDLIEENLYLTERKKSKSHRDIKRMQCECSVLSREERSRGVLACGEDCLNRLLMIECSSRCLNGAYCSNRRFQMKQHADFEVILTEDKGWGLRAAKDLPPNTFVLEYCGEVLDHKEFKARVKEYARNKNIHYYFMALKNNEIIDATLKGNCSRFMNHSCEPNCETQKWTVNGQVRVGFFTTKAVTAGTELTFDYQFQRYGKEAQKCFCGAPSCRGFLGGENRVSVRAAGGKMKKDRSRKSALTTVDEELEALLENGEGLYDEKQVVSLCRLMVRVETMEQKLLCLKLIQDTRNPSCLKQFLDHHGLSLLWIFMVEISEAKGNNSGNIKLQLEIMKTLHVLPIPTKNMLEESRVLTFIQRWAQTKALPQAVEMDGYSSENTSRAQTPLNTPDGSASKLGAELDGDSAKPAVYRRLKIISENSLDSALSDASKASDGKDEDEEADDEDGDESSSGGLSDSKGLKEGAATETTPSAVDTEESQKEETHKEAETSSSSSEHSPAEVNHKTENTGGETMEPGEERKSSQPEVESLPAGEPESQPVTASVHVNLQAENVPLRVDTVEVLPDQTSDDSPAETQNVELPPVSESAVVTPESMAPAEVIASLSEQPAVGTPSQDEEEGVSDVESERSQEPQIGSLDISGMAAKLLDVWKDLKEVYRIPKKSQIEKDTNDRSRDRDVSLPRTTSGSRERDKERDRDYDRDWDRERERASDKIPRSSERRRRRSTSPPSSYERSSRRAEERFDSSKTPRGVGSKERNKLSTEERRKLFEQEVAQREAQKHQLQQQQQQQQQQQQLQTMAYDPALAYAASPGFINYPPGFPVQTYVEPSNPSAGKATPVSDMTQHMAPAGRTAATPQQEPGVALLSVPAQAAPQVQSQQSYATIWDPTTQQAVTVQTQPAQQYAAAAAPPQAPPPQTAIYYQGQPCQTIYSLPAAYPQPSAPVIQAYAEPTASYLYPGHQQGVVVQQGGTVTTIVTSQTVQQEMIVSNNVIDLPPPSPPKPKTIVLPPNWKVARDPEGKIYYYHIVTRRSGTLPPGRPAETTPARTTSPKWTWARPPTTRILPR; encoded by the exons ATGCTGTCCAACCATCTTTTGTCTAAAGGGACCAAGATGAAAGTCAACTTGGAGGACCAGGGCCGTCAGAAAGTGTCCTTTAGCTTCTCGCAGACAAAGAAGCCTCTGCAGAGTGTCTTCATCATCCCCGAGAAACCTGCCGCAGAGCTTCCTGCTTCTGCTGTGACAACCTCAGACAAAGAACGGGAGAATGCAGAGTTGAAGCTGCCTCACACTGTATCATCTTCACTGTCTGAGGCCAGTTCAAGAAAAGCAGTTTCATCAGCCACTAAGCttaaaacaaacttggcaaagCTTCAGTCCAAGATTGACGTGCTTGGTTCTGAGCAGTCAACTAGTGACGCTGGTGTCGTGGCCTTTAGTTTTAAGACGACAGCCGGTGTCCATTCCTCTGAAACTAGTCCGCCTGAGTCATCTGAGACCAGGCAAGGTGTCGACTCCAAGAATCCAACTCCATCCTCAGGAAAGGCTGCAGAGGGATCCAGTAAAGTGCAGGAAAATGTCTGCAAAAAGGACGTCAAATCTCACCCTGATCGCGCACCACCTGGCTCAGACTCTGACAGTGACTCGCTTCAAACCCCCTCCTGCCGTAAATCCTCTgattttaaaagcaaaacaagccTGGACTGCAGTGGCAGAGCGGCGAAAAAGTCTTCCTCTGGATCACATGCAGACGAAAGGGAAAGAAGCTCCACAAAGCGACCCGACAATTATGAAAGGTCCTCCAGTCGCTCTAGATCGGACCGCGACTCTAGACACACGTGCTCTCGCTCTTCGAGATCGGAAAAGGATCGGTGGCGGTCCAGGTCCCGATCTAGGTCTAGATCTCGAGGCTCCAGAACAAGTTCATCACACTCCAGGTCGGACAGATGCAGAGGTGAAAGAGGATCCCGCTCCGACAGGTCTTATTATCACGACTCTGATCGAAGATCTTACAGAAGTCCACCACGCAGGGACAGAAGACGCTCTCGTTCTCGAAATGACCGGACCAAGGATAGCTCTGACTCTGAAGAGGACCACAGGAAGACAAGGACGAGGACCAGCGACTCCATTCGGACCGCCACCTATTCAAGTTCACATAAAGAGTCAAAGTCCTCGTCTCATTCCAAATCCGAGAAACCCTCCAAAGCAGTAGATTCTCCTTATTCCTCTGGGTCCGACAGGCGGACGTATTCTTCGAGGTCAGAAAGGTCATCAAAGCGGCTTTCGGACTCGGATTCAAAGCAGAGGTCTTCACCACATCGAGACTCGTCGTATCAGAAGACCGGCAGCTATCGCAGGCCCGAGACAAACAGCAAAAGCTCTTCTAGTCATCACACTTACTCTCGTCACCAAAAGAGCAACTCGACAGACTCTGACGCAAATCACAAGAAAACATCACAGACGGCTGAGAAGTGCTCGAGCGCTGCTGAAATCTCCACAAGTGTGGAACACAGACCCTCCAAGGAGCCGATTCAAGTCCACCCCTCACTGGACAGACAACCAAGCGACTCAAATGTAAGAATCCCAAAAGCGTTCCTGCATAGTTTCGTAGCTGAAACGCAGCGTCAGACTAGTGAAGGTCAGAGAGGTGGTCACGGTTGTCCAGGACAACAGGAGAATAAACCGTGCACATCATTACAAGGTTCTCCTACAGTGGAACCGGTCGGATCAATTGAATCCGTTTGTGATCTAAAATCAACTTCACATGACGACATGAAACCACTCTGCGCTGATGACCGGACCAAACAGGAAGAACATATGATATCGGTCTCATACATTAGTAGAGCTACAGAATTGCAGAAGCGGAATAAAAGTGAAGTTGACTGTTCCTCTGGAcgacatgatgatgatgctaTTGTTGTCATCAACGTTGCTCACGATGAAAGCAGCAAGCAGAACTTCGGCGACGCGGGCAACCCCCAGCTGATCCGTGTAGAAGGTCGCCCACCGGGTGCGGATTGGCCCTGCCGTGGCTTTGAGAACTCGCCAGCGTGTGACGTTCAGGCTGCAGAGAGCCTCAGAGCAGTGGGCGGTTTGTCAAAAAAGACTCGGTGGGATATTATCGGGGAAAATGACGGTCATCCGCTGGGCAAAGAAAACCCATTGGAAAAAGATGACGAAAGCACAGTGGTCAGTGCGTCTCAAGAAACCACACATTCCAAAATCGTGGCGAGGAGTCACGGGTCGAGTTTGTCAGAGACAGGTTCTGCATGCGAGGGAAACAATATCCAAAGGGACCTGCTTAAAGTTCATGCCACTGCTGACCACAGCGACGCGTTACTGGGTCATCCTCAGAAGACAAACAGTCACGACCCTGTGCTCACAGGAGTCCCGCCCGGCCAAAGAGAGGGGATGCCCTCTTCCGACGTGGAAAGTGCCTCTCGGGAAAGTACGTCGTGTAGCAGAAGGCCGTCACGTCAGGATCCTTTGGGAGCACGGCGGGAAGCCAGTGATAGCGACAACTCTGAGTACGACTCCGATTGTGGAGAGGAAATCAAACGATTGCACTCAGTGGTGGTGGTTCCCCAGAGTTCCTCTCTGACAGGCTCGCAGGACACTGCAGCCCCGCCGTGCATTCCGCTGGATGGTGGAGACGTCCAGAATCGACTTGGCTCACTGCAAGACGTTGATTCCTCTAAAGCCAGTACATCCTGTCAGTCCCAGAGCAACACGATCGACAGCACGAGCCACTCGGAAAGCATCGGCTCGATGGAGATCAAATCGTACGTGACTGTTGACATGGCTGTCACGGAGCCTGCCGCCGTGGAGAATGGTGAGCCTGATTCAAGGATATGCACCTATTACCATACGACATCCAGTGGCGACGGTCTGGCATGTCGTGGTGGCTCAGCGTTGGGTTCTGATCAGTCCCAGCTGGAGCTCCCCAGTAGTACGTTCCAACAGCCAGACAGCAGTCACGGTCTCCCGGCGCCGAGTTGTGAAGCGTTAGGAACCTCGTATCATGGGCAGGACCTCCGCGACGGCTCCTGGATGCAGGACATTCCACCTGTGCCAATTTATGTGACGAACTCCTACTCCCAAGCCACAGAACGATTCCCGGATCCCGTCAGTGAAATCCATCCTGACTCTTTAACAAACGACCACGAGGACTACAAGTTGTCGGGTTTAGCCAAAGCTGCTGTGGAGTACGGTGCCGCTAACAGCTCACAATCGTCTTGCTTTGTGCAAGGTCATGAAATAAGCAGCAATAGCAGAGGCTCCTCCGTCCCCGACCCTCCAAGAGAAGACCGCTTTCGGCAGCACAGGAGCAGGGGTCCCCCGAAAAAGAGACGACCGGAAATCGAGTCCGACTCTGACAATGAAGCCGAAGCCGGGCCTGCGGGGAAACGTGAACGTCTGGGCCAGAGCGCCGACGCTAAGGAACCGCAGGCGAAACCTGAGGCGCAGTGGCCGACTCTAAACCTGCTCGACTTTCAAGACTCCGGTAAATGGAAGGATTTAGCCAAATCCAAAAAAATGCCGCCGTATTTCGACTTGATCGAGGAGAATCTCTACCTGACTGAAAG aaagaaaagcaaatCTCATCGTGATATCAAGAGAATGCAATGCGAGTGCTCAGTGTTGTCCAGAGAGGAGCGCTCCAGGGGGGTTTTAGCCTGCGGGGAAGACTGTTTGAATCGGCTTCTGATGATCGAATG CTCTTCCCGTTGCCTGAATGGAGCCTACTGCTCTAATCGCCGCTTCCAAATGAAACAGCATGCAGACTTTGAGGTCATCCTCACCGAAGACAAAGGCTGGGGTCTTCGGGCAGCCAAAGATTTGCCTCC aaacacatttgtacTGGAATACTGTGGCGAAGTGTTGGACCACAAAGAGTTCAAAGCCAGAGTGAAGGAGTACGCTCGGAACAAGAACATCCACTACTACTTCATGGCTCTGAAGAACAACGAG ATCATCGACGCCACACTGAAGGGTAATTGTTCCCGGTTCATGAACCACAGCTGTGAACCAAACTGCGAGACCCAAAAG TGGACGGTAAACGGCCAAGTTCGAGTGGGCTTCTTCACAACCAAGGCAGTCACAGCTGGAACGGAGCTCACTTTTGACTACCAGTTTCAGAGATATGG CAAGGAGGCTCAGAAATGCTTCTGCGGCGCCCCAAGCTGCAGAGGGTTCCTGGGAGGGGAGAACAGAGTGAGTGTTCGGGCAGCTGGAGGGAAAATGAAGAAAGATCGCAGTCGAAAAAGTGCTCTCACCACA GTGGACGAGGAACTGGAGGCTCTGCTGGAGAACGGCGAGGGCCTCTACGACGAGAAGCAGGTGGTGTCCCTCTGCCGACTCATGGTGCGGGTGGAGACCATGGAGCAGAAGCTCCTCTGTCTGAAACTCATCCAG GACACTCGGAACCCATCGTGTCTGAAGCAGTTTCTGGATCACCATGGCTTGTCGCTGTTGTGGATCTTCATGGTGGAGATTTCGGAAGCAAAGGGCAACAATTCCGGTAACATCAAGCTCCAGTTAGAG atcaTGAAGACTCTGCATGTGCTGCCCATACCTACCAAGAACATGCTGGAAGAGAGTCGAGTGCTGACTTTCATCCAGAGGTGGGCCCAGACCAAAGCTCTCCCCCAGGCTGTGGAGATGGACGGGTATTCCAGTGAGAACACGTCCAGAGCTCAAACCCCTCTCAACACCCCTGATGGCTCTGCCTCCAAGCTGGGAGCAGAGCTGGACGGGGACTCCGCCAAACCGGCCGTGTACCGACGCCTCAAAATAATCAGCGAGAACAGTCTGGACAGTGCGCTCTCCGACGCCAGCAAGGCCTCTGACGGgaaggatgaggatgaagaagcagaCGACGAGGACGGCGACGAGTCTTCCAGCGGCGGATTGTCGGACTCTAAAGGGTTGAAAGAGGGCGCCGCCACGGAGACGACGCCTTCTGCAGTGGATACAGAAGAGTCGCAGAAAGAGGAAACTCACAAAGAGGCAGAGACGAGCTCCAGCAGCTCGGAACACTCGCCGGCTGAGGTGAATCACAAGACGGAGAACACTGGTGGTGAGACCATGGAGCCCGGCGAGGAAAGGAAAAGCAGTCAGCCAGAGGTCGAGAGTTTACCTGCCGGAGAGCCGGAGAGTCAGCCAGTGACTGCTTCTGTGCACGTGAATCTGCAGGCAGAAAATGTGCCCCTCCGAGTGGACACCGTCGAGGTCCTTCCAGATCAGACTTCGGATGACAGTccagcagaaacacaaaacgtggAGCTTCCTCCTGTGAGTGAGTCAGCTGTTGTGACGCCGGAGAGCATGGCTCCTGCCGAGGTCATAGCTTCCCTGTCGGAGCAGCCAGCCGTCGGCACTCCCTctcaggatgaggaggaaggcgTGTCTGATGTGGAGAGCGAGAGGAGTCAGGAACCGCAGATCGGTTCCTTGGATATTAGTGGCATGGCAGCCAAGCTCCTCGACGTCTGGAAGGATCTGAAG GAGGTGTACAGAATACCGAAGAAGAGCCAGATTGAAAAGGACACAAACG ATCGCAGCAGAGATCGCGATGTTTCCTTGCCTCGAACCACTTCCGGCAGCCGGGAGCGGGACAAAGAGCGCGACAGAGATTATGACCGAGATTGGGACCGAGAGCGGGAGCGAGCGTCTGACAAAATTCCACGCAGCTCTGAGAGACGAAGGAGACGGTCCACGTCGCCACCGTCGTCCTACGAacggagcagcaggagagcagaaGAACG GTTCGACTCGTCCAAGACACCGAGAGGGGTGGGGTCCAAGGAGCGCAACAAGCTGTCCACAGAGGAGCGCAGGAAGCTTTTTGAGCAGGAGGTGGCACAGCGGGAGGCTCAGAAGcaccagcttcagcagcagcagcagcagcagcagcagcagcagcagctccaaacTATGGCTTATGACCCAGCGCTGGCATACGCCGCCAGCCCCGGCTTCATCAACTATCCTCCCGGATTCCCCGTCCAGACCTATGTGGAACCTTCCAACCCCAGCGCAGGCAAA GCGACCCCAGTGTCGGACATGACTCAGCACATGGCCCCCGCCGGCCGCACCGCCGCCACCCCTCAGCAGGAGCCgggggtggcgctcctttctGTGCCCGCCCAGGCCGCACCTCAGGTCCAAAGCCAGCAGAGCTACGCCACCATATGGGACCCCACCACTCAGCAGGCTGTGACGGTGCAGACGCAGCCAGCGCAGCAGTATGCGGCGGCAGCGGCGCCCCCTCAGGCGCCGCCGCCGCAGACGGCCATCTACTACCAAGGCCAGCCATGTCAGACCATCTACAGCCTGCCCGCTGCCTACCCCCAGCCCAGCGCTCCCGTCATCCAG GCGTACGCCGAACCGACAGCCAGCTACCTGTATCCGGGTCATCAGCAGGGCGTGGTGGTGCAGCAAGGCGGCACCGTCACCACCATCGTGACCTCGCAAACTGTCCAGCAG GAAATGATTGTATCCAACAACGTGATCGATCTCCCGCCGCCCTCCCCCCCCAAACCCAAAACCATCGTCCTGCCTCCCAACTGGAAAGTGGCCCGGGACCCTGAAGGGAAGATCTACTACTACCACATCGTCACCAG ACGCAGTGGGACCCTCCCACCTGGGAGGCCAGCGGAGACAACCCCAGCGCGGACCACGAGTCCGAAATGGACCTGGGCACGCCCACCTACGACGAGAATCCTTCCAAGGTGA